The following DNA comes from Astatotilapia calliptera chromosome 6, fAstCal1.2, whole genome shotgun sequence.
caaaagaagatccaaactaagctccacataaacatcgtcatggactccctctgacttttgctgttttgcttccaccacaataaaaatcacacttcatgcacagctctctctctctttctctctctctctctgtacttcaagaacagtttccagtctaaaaatctgttttctgcattattcgcttgcttgttacgcacaagtctatcattgtttacagcgctgtcagctgttgttttctttccttttacttacttccgaaaagaaagcctaatttctgctgttcaatactgaacaaatttaaacttaaaattatgcaaaattgcaaaacgctTTGCCGTGTttctaatcaaacctctgtaactttgctctgcttcacgtCAGCAGCATCagataatgttcatatgttgattaatgacTTTAtttcgtttttgatctactgcagaatatttttataaaaccccaggccaggaaaatcaccttcatgtttttctgtgttttatcttcagctactttgacacaacggcctctgctgtgatgctcacacctttgataaagtctggaaagtgtcagcttcctttttactCTCAATCATTTGAATCACTTTTCTGCCCCTGGCTACAAATAATGAGTTTTACTCAGCTGAGCCGTTTTGATTCTTAAACGcagaaaatattttaactaAAACCAACTTTTGGCTGCTTCCTTTTTTACAGCAAGTCACCATAGCAGGCAGCTCCACGTTAGCTTGGGCAGATTTGTGGGTGTGGGGTGGAATTGTCATCAACCCACCTGGCCAGTGGATGTTGGTGAGCACAGGCACCCAACTTTGCGAACTCAAATGAGGTGATGTAGGATTTTCAAACCTTACCACAGATTCTTCTACCAAATATCGAGGATGAGTTTGTGTATTGATGATTTTGATcctcaaggtcaaaggtcaggtttTTGTGAAACTAAAAAGACCACATAAATCAAACACCCaggaaaaatcaaatcaaaaatgtgtttgacCCATTTTATGATTTATGATTCGACCTCGATATGATCCAACTGCTAGGTGTATGCAGACATCTGAGATCCCTCAGACTACATGGATATTAGGAGGATCTAAAgtcgtgtgcctgtgtgtgcatataCCTTAAAATCTGAAAAAGTGCATTGTATttctaaatatatttctaaatatAATTTATACAGATGTTAGGGAGATGTTTAATCCACTATACTCGAAATattaacaaaactaaacaaaataaacaatctAACACCAAACATGGACATGCACAAACACGTAATACAGTTAGAGTAACCTCAGCGGGCCTGGAGAACGGCATCTTTGCTGCTGTAATCTTACTGAGCACAACAACTTTTTTGTGGAAgtcaacatattaaaaaaaataaataaaaggaacgTGACTTCCCGTTCTCTAACTctcataactatttttaaaacttCAGTAAGTCATTGCCAAATACACAAATATTGTATGTCCCCATTTATATTTGGTGAcacttaaattacattttatttaattcttttatCATAGCCAGTATCACCTTTCGCcaaacaacaatgctgtttgttAGTGTGATTATAAAATtcagtttctttattttatcaCAGGAGGCCTGAAACCTGTCCGGCGTTGGTTAAAAGAAGGCGCTGACATAGATTTACCCCATTTCAGGTGGATTACCTGTGCTTTATTTAACTTTATCAGGTGTTTTTTATGAAAAACAGCCCAATCTGTATCCAATCTTCCATTTAGACCTACGTGGAAATGTATGATACTATAAACTCAGCATTGTGGGACTGACCATCACACACATAAATTCATACGCTGGTTATAATGTGGCACGCACAAGCTGACAAAGGCAGCCTAAAGTATAATGAATATAACGTTTATATTATCACGGTAATGATACACATTCCTTTTCTGTTCACATACAGCTCAATGCAGCCAATCATATGGCAACAACTAAATGCATTTACACATACAGACATGGACAAGACTCAGGTTCACAGTGAGCATCAGACTGGAGGAAAAATCTCTAGGATTGACAGAGAATGGTCCGAAAAACAGAAACTACTCAGTCAGTTCAGTTCTCTGGATGAAAATGTCTTGACCCCTGATGCCAGGGGTTAGAGGCAGGGGTGTTATAAATaatcaaaactttaaaaaaaaaaacaccaaagaaaAATAGACTAGGTGAAAAACCTTTGTGAACTTGGAAAGCTTAGGCTACttcgtttgaaaacgcatcattttctctcctttttggcctcccgtccacactgagacggcgttgtCCTCAAGGAAAAACGCAGCGTTTGAAACGCATGCATTTCAAAACGGAGCTGCcccgtcgcagtgtggacactcTAAAACGCAGACTTCCTAAAACgatgacgcattttagtcatgtgacgcatgcgcaggactggaacgtaGGTGCCGTTTCAACGTGGACGCAGAACtctgaaaacgactgaaaactaTGGCAAGCCGTTAGAGCCATAAATCGCCACTTTCCTAACCCGTTTGGTTAAGAAATGGCGTAAAAAACGCCGTTTAATTATTCAAAACGCCGAAAAAAGCGGCGTTCTGTTCCGACAAACGCCGCTTTTTCCGCCACTCGGATGGTGCCCTGAACGCACCATCCGAGTGACGTAAAAAGCGGCGTTCAAAGACAGACGGAAACGCCGTTTTTTACGCTACTCGGCACAAAACGCCGTTTTTATGCATCTTTGAACGGCGTTTTTTACGGCGTTCTCTGCCAGCTGTAACGGCGTTTAAAACGGCGTTTTATTGAAATTATGCAGGGCACTCCCCATGGTTCCCTCATCCAATTACTTTCAACTCATTTCACCCAATCAAAGAAGAGGAAGTGCAGACCACACTAATGCATCACCGATTCACCTTGCTGCTAAGCGATTGCCTATTCAGTACCAGTGCTTGTCACAGTATTCACTTGTATTATAATCCCACTATgcattttgatgtgtttaaGGCATGATCGAGCAAACAAACGACAGAATACTTTTTCTGAAACCTTAACTGTGTTACCTGTTATGGCAGCTAACAGGTAATGAGCAGAGCTAGCTCTGCTCATTTCTGagcttctttcttattttcctctttacTTCTCTTAACCTTTAACTTATGTTTTAGCAATCAGATCCTGCCATCTTGCATTACCGCTTCGTGCTAGTTATGTtgacttttctcttcttttgtctcCACTTTTTTCACCCGTGTTTGGACACTCGGCGCATGGCTCCTTTGTTTACATTAGGGATCAGCTGTTAGCGCTGCGCCCTGCAGCTGCGCTACCGGCAGACAGACCCTACATCCCCAGTGAGGGAAGAAACGGGGGTGATGTCTCCCGAGGACACCTCACACACCATCTCTCCTTCCTGTAATCACTTTAAATGTGAGATCGCTCCCTGATATGATTGAGGAGCTAATGACGCTAACCCGGTCACAGTGGCAGTATCCCGGTACTCCCTCTGTGAGTAGGCTGCCCGGCTTCCAGCTGCTGCGGGCGGACAAGACGAGAGACAGCGgtgagaggaaaggaggggggcTGGCAGTGTTTGTTAAAGACGGTTGTGGTATCTCTGGGCACATCGCTGTGAAAGAACAACTCTGCAACACAGACATTGCGCTATTAGCGGTTAGCATCCGTGGAGGTAGCCTGTGACTCTCTGTGGTCCGCAGACTGCAAACGCAATCTCCGAGAGCTCTTCTTCTAATATCAGGGGACTTTAATCATGTCTCGctggactccacactgcccaccttcacccagtatgtgacctgcccCACCGTAGGCAATAAAACATTGTACTTAATGTATGCCAATGAAAAAGtggcatacagttcatcacctccCCCTGCCCAGGGAAGATCCGATCGTAACCGAGTGCGTCTTGTCCCTGTGTGTGCAGCCCTTACTGTGCAGGGAGCCACTAATCACCCAGGCAGTGCAGAGATGGTCCGCGGAgggcatataaataaataataaaagcaagtAAATGACAGTATGCTCTTTCTGAAACAAACGGAGACCTTAACTTTTATCAAAATACCGTTTTACTCAGTTTAAAGTAATACCACTGTATAATAGCCTTCAAATTTAATAATGTTAACAGTATCTCATGAATATTTTTGCCCTTTcaacatgcattaaaaaaatagatatacAGTTTTGAATCAGACCTGTATGTACGTTTTCTCAAAAGTGACGTAAATAAGTAATCTCAAGAACCTGAAATAATAGTTTCCCATGTAAACTGGAGATGTCCTTGTCAATGTCATCAGAGTACTGTGGATGTCTTACACGAATTTgaaacataaaaccagagtggCACATGACAGTGTTGCACATAACATAACTAGTTTATATGACatgaagttataaaaaaaaaaaaaagaatccatgTAACTTGGTAATGGCTTCTTTCTGATAACTGTCGGCTGCAGTGTGCATTATCTTGACAAAAGTATAAGATACTGAACCCACTGATATGATGTGGTGGAGGAGCACAAATACCTGGACACCCACATATATACATTTACTGAACTGGAAGATCAAAACAGAAGCTGTACACAAGCAGTGTATGGGCAGGCTATTTTTTGTGAGCAAGCTTGTGCAGCGCACTTTGATGTGTTCTTCTTGGATCAGGAGAGCaagctctgtgattggctgcactTCGGAAGCTGTGGTGGAGAGGAAGTGAGTGAACAAACTGCCATGCATCATGGATATTCCTCTCAATCCACCTCACCAGGTACTTCTCTAAAAGTGTGACTCAGGTCTGTTGCCCCAAAGGATACAGGAAATGTTAgatattttagtattttgggAGCATGTACTGAATACcttttttgatgatattatacAAAGGACCCTGTTTCTGCAATGCCCTTTGTTTGAACTTCATCTCCTCTTGCTGCGACCCCACGGGCAACTTCCTTTggcctgctggtctggaaaatccaacagttcatctatatgtaaagaaggCACTTAAACTGGAACAGGCATAGCTGCGTTGATCCTGCTGTGGTATAGTGGGACAGTGCATTACTCGAGTGCACATCAAGTttgcagcctgctaaagatcacacacCATTGATTATGTGCCTCTAGGTATATATGGTTAAACATTTCCTAAtgcaaataactacatgcagtattctaccatgtgcaaacttatatcactaaaggATTCTAACTGTCTAGTGTTTAATGGACCTGTCAAAAGTATGTTGAGATTATAGAAGGCCCCTTTCAGAGCTAGGGGGAACTTCCTTATATGGTTGTaacttgtaacttgaaacttATTGACACACGAACCCTTCTGCCTATAAAAACCCTGCACAGAAGAATAaactttgagttgattttgggaaAGCAGTCTCTGTATCATTTTGTTCTCCCAGGCTACTCCCGGCGCTGTAACTAACCcgctgaacggcatacctgagcttactttgaataattaatcttatacaaaactctgcttatcgctgcCCACGTCTCGAAGGAAACTCGATCCACGGATGACCCGGAAGGAGAGATTTCTTTCAGGAAATGcactgatttccatgacagaattcacaacaacacagacacaggtcGGTTCTTTGAAACGGGTGTTTATTACTTGGGCCTTCTCTCCTTGGCTTCACCATCACCAGTACGGGAGGACAGGGAGCGATCTCACATTTAAAGTGATTACAGGAAGGAGAGATGGTGTGTGAGGTGTCCTCGGGAGACATCACCCCCGTTTCTTCCCTCACTGGGGATGTAGGGTCTGTCTGCCGGTAGCGCAGCTGCAGGGCGCAGCGCTAACAGCTGATCCCTAATGTAAACAAAGGAGCCATGCGCCGAGTGTCCAAACACGGGTGAAAAAAGTGgagacaaaagaagagaaaagtcaACATAACTAGCACGAAGCGGTAATGCAAGATGGCAGGATCTGATTGCTAAAACATAAGTTAAAGGTTAAGAGAAgtaaagaggaaaataagaaagaagctCAGAAATGAGCAGAGCTAGCTCTGCTCATTACCTGTTAGCTGCCATAACAGGTAACACAGTTAAGGTTTCAGAAAAAGTATTCTGTCGTTTGTTTGCTCGATCATGCCttaaacacatcaaaatgcATAGTGGGATTATAATACAAGTGAATACTGTGACAAGCACTGGTACTGAATAGGCAATCGCTTAGCAGCAAGGTGAATCGGTGATGCATTAGTGTGGTCTGCACTTCCTCTTCTTTGATTGGGTGAAATGAGTTGAAAGTAATTGGATGAGGGAACCATGGGGAGTGCCCTGCATAATTTCAATAAAACGCCGTTTTAAACGCCGTTACAGCTGGCAGAGAACGCCGTAAAAAACGCCGTTCAAAGATGCATAAAAACGGCGTTTTGTGCCGAGTAGCGTAAAAAACGGCGTTTCCGTCTGTCTTTGAACGCCGCTTTTTACGTCACTCGGATGGTGCGTTCAGGGCACCATCCGAGTGGCGGAAAAAGCGGCGTTTGTCGGAACAGAACGCCGCTTTTTTCGGCGTTTTGAATAATTAAACGGCGTTTTTTACGCCATTTCTTAACCAAACGGGTTAGGAAAGTGGCGATTTATGGCTCTAACGGCTTGCCATagaaaacgctagtgtggacgcggagctagtgtggacgcggagctagtgtggacgcggagctagtgtggacgtagcctaactCACCTGATGAGGCAGCGATGAAGGTGTTTATTGAGACTCCGAATCTCTAAGACTGTGAGTCATCAGATTTCGACAACTTTTGTGTTTCAACTGTAATGTCTGCACTGATTTCCTCAATCTTACCTCTCACATATACCCTccaaacaaactaactacaaataacattaaaattattaaaaacgaaacattttcaaacaataaagaCGAAGCTAAAACGACAAACCCCACTCTGGCAACTAAagttaaactgaattaaaaacaaaaagtctgaaatgaaatgtaaaagaaTTCTTGCCGCACTTAGGGCCCATTAGTACATCAAGCATCGTTAATCACAGCGTACCCATTTtcaatggctgcttccagcaggataatgcaaaatggcacaaagctcaaatcatctgaaCCTGGTTTCTTAAACATGGCAgtaagttcactgtactcagatgTCTGTTGCTTTATTTCTGGATCTCCCCTTCTAATGTGACAGGATGCATGTATGAGATAAGGAAATAATCGAGCCACAAATAAGAGAAGTGGTAAAGGACACTTTCACATCAGTCAGTGTCCTGACTGTGCAGGAGGAGGACGTGACATTTCATCTGTGAGTAAGACAGCGAATTTTTAccgaagtttttttttttcttcattttttcttctgtgcAGGGCTAAAGCTGGTAAAACCTGTTtttagatcatttatttaacacattttaatgctgtggtgtgtgtgtgtgtgtgtgtgtgtgtgtgtgttctgtgctTGTTTAGGATGTCTGCTAAAATTAGTCCACGCATTAGCATTAGAGTTTATTTGATGATCAGTCAAACAGTCAAACTGTAATTTCCCCACCACATTACTTTATGACATTAGCACGAAGCCTCCAGCTGTGCTCCAAAGCTGTTAGCATGGCTGTTTCATTATTACATTGTGTCACACCAGCACCTGAAAGAAAAGCTCTgagtttgattttgtgtttgtttgtgtttgtttgtgttttgcaggcACTCAGGAGAAAAAGTCATGAAGTTTCTCGTGTTTGTCCTGTTAGTATCTCAGTGCTCGGCGCTCACCAGTCAACAGTGTCACCACTGTGAACAAACATCCTGCGACTGCTCGAGCCAAAACCTTCGAGAAGTCCCTGCAGCCGCTTCAAAACTCATCACTGAGCTCGATCTCTCTTTAAACGCACTGGAGACGATAATGAAAGATGACTTTCTTTCATATGCCGCTTTGAGGGCTTTGTTCGTGAATAACAACAGGATCAAAACCATCCATGAAGACGCATTTCACCCACTGACTCATTTGGAGAAACTGGACTTGTCCTCAAACCAGTTGGAGACTTTGTCTTCTGGTTGGTTTCAGAACCTGACTTCTCTCCACTACTTGAATCTTTTGGGAAACAAATATTCAACACTTGGTCAGGGAAACCTTTTCCTGCCACTGAGGAGCTTGAAGACCCTCCATTTTGGAGGACCTTTCCTTCAGTCTGTCAGTAAAAGGGATTTTTCTGGCCTTTTTGGTCTTGAGGAACTTGTTTTTGAAGGAAATCATCTGCAAGTGTTTAACAGAGGGAGTCTGAGACAAATTGGACCCATTAGCCATGTAACACTTAGACTCAGTGGAGTATTTCACAGAGATTTAGCAGTAGTACGAGCTATATTGTTAGACGTTGTTCATCCAAACACAACAGTGACATTCACTGACACACAGTTTAACAAAAGTTTGCAAATGTTCCCACTTCACGTGGCCATCGAGCGTGGTGCTACAGGtcttagttttaaaaatgtgaacatGTCTGTGTCAGCTTGTGTACAACTTGTGAATATTTTTTCAGGCTCTGATCTGACTTTTTTTGCCATTGAAGATTCTCACCTCTTCAAAAATGAAGAGGAAGTCCGTCTGCATCACATAAACCTGACCAGCTTGGATGTCATCGTCTTCAAAAACATTGATATTAACGTGTTCTACCGTGTTCCTGAACTCCATTTCATGCAAAATATACTGACTGTAGTAAGAAGGGCATCTATGATAAACTCCAAGGTGTTTGTCATTCCCTGCCAATCCACTATTCATTTCTCAGATTTGGAGTTTTTGGACATCAGTGACAACATAATCGGAGATTTGACACTTATGGAAATGATGTGTTATGGCATTGGTGTCCTTCTAAATCTCCGCACACTCAACATCAGCAAAAATATTTTGTCTTCAATCAACAGCAAACTCTTCACTAGACTAGAAAAGCTGGAAAACCTCGACATGAGTAGAAACTCATTTGACAGCATGCCTTCGACTTGTTCCTGGCCAGCAAGTCTCAAGTTCTTAAACCTTTCGTCAACTTCTCTTCCTGAGGTGACATCCTGCCTACCACAGAGCCTACAGATCCTTGATTTATCCAGAAATAAACTGACTGTCTTTAGCATTGAGTTGCCGCTTCTCAAAGAGCTGTACATCTCTGGCAACAAGCTTGGAAATCTCCCAGATGGGCATTTATATGTCAGCCTCGCAGTTCTCTCCATTCAAGACAACAACATGGCCAAATTCAGCAGTAAAAACCTGCATGATTACCAGAGCCTGAGGGTCCTGGAAGCTGCTGGCAACCCTTACGTCTGTTCATGTGACTTTGTAGGTTTCGTGACAAATGACTTGATGAACCACAAAACTGTAGTTAGACATGA
Coding sequences within:
- the LOC113024416 gene encoding toll-like receptor 2, which gives rise to MKFLVFVLLVSQCSALTSQQCHHCEQTSCDCSSQNLREVPAAASKLITELDLSLNALETIMKDDFLSYAALRALFVNNNRIKTIHEDAFHPLTHLEKLDLSSNQLETLSSGWFQNLTSLHYLNLLGNKYSTLGQGNLFLPLRSLKTLHFGGPFLQSVSKRDFSGLFGLEELVFEGNHLQVFNRGSLRQIGPISHVTLRLSGVFHRDLAVVRAILLDVVHPNTTVTFTDTQFNKSLQMFPLHVAIERGATGLSFKNVNMSVSACVQLVNIFSGSDLTFFAIEDSHLFKNEEEVRLHHINLTSLDVIVFKNIDINVFYRVPELHFMQNILTVVRRASMINSKVFVIPCQSTIHFSDLEFLDISDNIIGDLTLMEMMCYGIGVLLNLRTLNISKNILSSINSKLFTRLEKLENLDMSRNSFDSMPSTCSWPASLKFLNLSSTSLPEVTSCLPQSLQILDLSRNKLTVFSIELPLLKELYISGNKLGNLPDGHLYVSLAVLSIQDNNMAKFSSKNLHDYQSLRVLEAAGNPYVCSCDFVGFVTNDLMNHKTVVRHDLKSYICDSPDAVRGERVSDVKLSVFECHTALAISLLCLGILVLCVLIAGLCYKFSVVGLNEGDASSRAAGTAVLTELCQNQVAESDELQDVPGVASRRRSHSSVLAKSENSDENI